The Priestia megaterium NBRC 15308 = ATCC 14581 region GATATGTATTACTGTGTAAGATGCTCCAAATTTCATGACGAACAGGAAAAAGAAAACATCTTTCAAAATGGTTTTTACATTGATCCCTATTTGCTTCAAAAAGTCCATCTAGGCATGTGCGTCCACAAATCCCCATCAATCAAACAAATGAGAGCCGTAGAACGATTCGAAACGAAAAAAATGTAGAATTCACATTCACCAATAAGAAGCTAGATCTAACCAGGTCTAGTTTTTTCAGTGAATAACAGCTTTCTTCAGCTATCTTTCATGTAATATTAAGATAAATTTAAGACAAGCCCGCTATACTAGTTAGTAGACGTATACATAGGGTATGGTACGTTAAGAAATTGAAACAGCAGTCCGTTTTATAAACTAGAAAGGATGGCGTCAAATGATTTCTGAAAAACGATCTCTTTTGTTGAAAGAACAAGCAAAGCTTCTCGCATTAAAAGAATATAAAGGCATTGTCAAATCCATATCGCTGAGTAAAATACTCACTCTTCCTATTTATATAGTAGATATCCTTACGTTAAACGGAGAAGAGCACAAAGTAAAAATTAACGCCGAAACCGGCAGTATTTTGAAAGAAAAAACGATTCCTTTAACTAAAAGCCGTGCAAAAGCATATGCGTTAAGACAGCATAAAGGTATTATCGAATCGATTGTTCTCACTAACAAGCAGTACGAAATTGTGATTCTTGGACCTGATGGAAAAACCCACAGCGTAAAGATTGATGCTGAAATTGATGTGCTGGCACAAGAAGAGCGAAACATTCAGTAAATGGCTTATATTATGTAATCAACCTCACTTTTTTGAAAGTGGGGTTTTCTTTATTGAGAGAAATCATTAATAAAGGTAACAATGATAAAAAAAGAAGTGATTATTTCTTTAATAGAAAGGGTAAGTGATAGTAAAAAATAACCACTTCCTAATTATGGTTCTTTGATTCGTTCTGCTTATGACTCTCCCATTATAAGTATGATAGTATCGAACATGTATAAAACATAGGTTATAACATAACTAAAAGGGTGTGCGACAATGAAAAAACGTACGAAGACCATTATTGCAGTCATTGCAGGAGCTGCTATTTTAATAGGAGGAATATGGATGATAAACGAAAGCCGATACCCAAACGTCCCCGCTTTTGATGATCACTTTACACGTAAATTCTTAAACAAAGATAAAAAAGTGGATGACGGGTTTTATGAGTTTAAGTCGAATACCGGGCAGTATACGATGTGGTTTCCGGAGGAGTATCAACTAATACATGAGGATGCATCAGATTATGTTAAAGACGATACATACTATGAATTTTGGAAAGCCTCGAATAATAACAATGAAGGACATAAAGGATATATTAACATTGAGTTGTCTGAGAAAAATCCCGATAAAGAAAAGGTCTATGTAGAAAGCTTATTTAAGAAACGTTTTCATAGTACTAGCCCTCAAAAGTTACAGACAGATACAACAAAAATTTATTATGACAGAGCGTACATATATTTTAAAGGAACAGATAAAAGGGTGATTACGGACTTTAATAGACATATTCCAACTACATATGCTGGTTATATTGCAGACAAGAACTCCGAGCGTGTAATTGAATTTTATTTTGATAGTACAAATGATCATCTTTCTAAAAAGTCAGCAGAAGAACGAGATAAATGGATTATAAAGATATTAAAGAGCATTACTTTTAATAAGGATGAACACAATGGCTAATCATTCTGTTTTAGATAATAGTTTAAGAAATAAGTTAACTCAACTTGAATATAAGGATCTATCAGGAAAAGAGAAAGAAATAAAAGAAATCTATAAAGAAACTATGGGGAAAGAACCGCCGAATTTTGAGATTTATAGCAGTACGGACATGAAAATTGGAAAAAAGTCTGGTTTCGATGGAGCTGCTATTCATTTTTATGACAAAAAGCACCATATTAATGAAATATATTATATCTTTAGAGGAACAGAACCATCTAAAGATTTTGGTGATGTGGTTTATGATGCATTAGGTATTGGAGCAGGAAAAAGTAACAAGCAAATCAATGATGCTTTAGAGATGTACAATGAGGTAGAAAAAAAGGTGGAAGGATCAGATATTGAAATTAAAAGGTATGGAGATGGTCATTCTCTAGGTGGTCACCTTATAGTTACATTAGGTCTGTTAACTAAAAACTTTGTGAACATAAGAGGGTTGAATGATGCTCCTGTAAATGTTAAACAACTCAAAGACCTTGATAAAGACTTCTTAGAATATATAAATCGAAAAAGAGGAGCAAGCAGACATTTATCTTCAAATGACCTCATATCTCTAGCTAATACTTATTATGAAAAAGAAGTAAAAAGAATCAGCCATACCTGGGTAAAAGGCGAGCCTATGCATGCTCAATCCTTTCCAAACAGCTGGTATGCAGGTAACAAAGTAACCATGCTTGGAGATTTAGATAAAGAAGAAATGATTAACATTGGAAAATAT contains the following coding sequences:
- a CDS encoding DUF3973 domain-containing protein, with the protein product MYYCVRCSKFHDEQEKENIFQNGFYIDPYLLQKVHLGMCVHKSPSIKQMRAVERFETKKM
- a CDS encoding PepSY domain-containing protein translates to MISEKRSLLLKEQAKLLALKEYKGIVKSISLSKILTLPIYIVDILTLNGEEHKVKINAETGSILKEKTIPLTKSRAKAYALRQHKGIIESIVLTNKQYEIVILGPDGKTHSVKIDAEIDVLAQEERNIQ